A window from Littorina saxatilis isolate snail1 linkage group LG9, US_GU_Lsax_2.0, whole genome shotgun sequence encodes these proteins:
- the LOC138975097 gene encoding protein unc-93 homolog A-like, with protein sequence MDTVSGTPEYHATTKRPTRDTVVAAISFLFVFTAFQALQNLQSSLHQQQGLGVASLAALYATSFLTSFFTPAIVYNLGVKVTILLAWMAHCVYVACNFYPSWLTLIPGSVLLGVVTCPLWTSMNTYLSALARVYVEQGLVMSPKRLMTVHAAFSKLNGLFHFIFNASQLSGNLFSSIILFQSSYAPAPVTTYPMTSHCGAGYCPLEGEGPRLPPPQTYIIYILLGVFLLFDLLGLGITWRFLPNLDQPRYTGREVLRKLRSYWTAFSQPKLFMLIPVFLSRGMNFSLHVSLFTEAYVSCALGIRMVGYVMAAWGLSSMLSAGLLGYAARFTGRRFLFGVGFVVDTAILLVYLWWRPHSGSMAVFFCLAAVMGLVDGIMSVQCEALVAVLFPATVDSAFSVSGTWHSLAISSSFLLAKFLCPANRIYVALGLVGTALLGYVVVEVSHWRSLKAFDRDEHAYALVHSAEPMDEREDMFEETVFSRDVRAINKNERNGGGDSRVVGNGDVSSDVMKAVENGADKEIEEESVFMR encoded by the exons ATGGACACAGTCTCCGGAACACCGGAGTACCACGCCACCACCAAGAGACCGACCAGGGACACAGTGGTGGCCGCCATTTCCTTTCTCTTTGTCTTCACCGCTTTCCAGGCCCTGCAGAACCTGCAGAGTAGTCTGCACCAGCAGCAAGGGTTGGGAGTGGCCTCCCTTGCCGCTCTCTACGCCACCTCCTTTTTGACCAGTTTCTTCACGCCCGCCATCGTGTACAACCTCGGGGTCAAGGTCACGATCTTGCTGGCCTGGATGGCTCACTGTGTCTACGTGGCGTGTAACTTTTACCCGTCATGGCTGACGCTGATACCGGGGTCTGTGTTGCTGGGGGTTGTCACGTGTCCGCTGTGGACCTCCATGAACACTTACCTCTCAGCTCTAGCCAGGGTTTACGTCGAGCAGGGCTTGGTTATGAGCCCCAAAAGACTGATGACGGTTCACGCCGCTTTCAGCAAACTCAACGGCCTGTTCCATTTCATCTTCAACGCCAGTCAGCTGAGCGGCAACCTCTTCTCTTCCATCATCCTCTTCCAGTCCTCCTACGCACCAGCCCCTGTGACGACATATCCGATGACGTCACATTGCGGGGCGGGGTACTGCCCGCTGGAAGGGGAGGGTCCCCGGTTGCCTCCGCCGCAAACCTACATTATCTACATTTTGCTTG GTGTGTTCTTGCTGTTCGATCTTCTGGGTTTGGGTATCACGTGGCGCTTTTTGCCCAATCTGGATCAGCCACGCTACACGGGGCGGGAAGTTTTGAGAAAGCTGCGCTCCTATTGGACAGCCTTCAGCCAACCGAAATTATTCATGCTTATTCCAGTCTTCCTTAGTCGTGGCATGAATTTTTCTCTTCACGTCAGTCTCTTTACTGAG GCCTACGTGAGCTGCGCCTTGGGAATACGCATGGTTGGCTACGTCATGGCGGCGTGGGGACTCAGCTCTATGTTGTCGGCGGGGTTGCTAGGCTACGCGGCACGCTTCACTGGACGCCGCTTCCTGTTTGGCGTGGGCTTCGTCGTGGACACGGCCATCTTGTTGGTGTACCTGTGGTGGCGACCCCACTCCGGCAGCATGGCGGTCTTCTTCTGTCTGGCGGCCGTCATGGGGCTTGTGGATGGCATCATGAGCGTTCAGTGTGAGG CACTCGTGGCAGTCCTCTTCCCCGCCACAGTGGATTCTGCCTTCAGCGTCAGCGGCACGTGGCACTCGCTCGccatctcctcctccttcctccTCGCCAAGTTCCTCTGCCCCGCCAACCGGATATACGTGGCCCTCGGCCTTGTGGGAACGGCGTTGCTAGGTTACGTGGTCGTGGAGGTCTCCCATTGGCGGAGCCTCAAGGCCTTCGACAGAGACGAGCACGCGTACGCTTTGGTGCACAGCGCCGAGCCCATGGACGAGAGGGAGGATATGTTTGAAGAAACTGTGTTCAGCAGAGACGTTCGAGCGATAAACAAAAATGAGAGAAATGGTGGTGGAGACTCACGTGTGGTCGGGAATGGTGACGTCAGCAGTGATGTTATGAAAGCTGTGGAAAATGGTGCTGATAAGGAAATAGAAGAAGAATCTGTATTCATGAGATGA